One segment of Monomorium pharaonis isolate MP-MQ-018 chromosome 6, ASM1337386v2, whole genome shotgun sequence DNA contains the following:
- the LOC105833185 gene encoding uncharacterized protein LOC105833185: protein MPLCAMSLVYFHLPQFHHVYYIFFGVPQLTTMEHLSHAINILFILTCSFTVSPATAHYCVWGLCESSEYCCDENVCCSYKDYDIWITLVIIAGVVIGMILAGTCLHYNLCRIYLYLQQRYYGASSVSVPSEFDSDGKAIKISFQE, encoded by the exons ATGCCATTATGCGCAATGTCTCTCGTATACTTTCACCTTCCACAGTTCCACCATGTGTACTATATTTTCTTTGGTGTGCCACAATTGACAACAATGGAGCATTTGTCACACGCAatcaatatattgtttatattaacttGCAGTTTCACGGTTTCACCG GCTACCGCGCATTACTGTGTATGGGGCTTGTGTGAATCGTCTGAGTATTGTTGCGACGAAAATGTATGCTGCAGCTACAAAGACTATGATATATGGATCACTCT GGTAATTATAGCTGGAGTTGTAATTGGAATGATACTGGCTGGTACATGccttcattataatttatgtcgTATCTATTTATATCTGCAACAAAGATATTATGGCGCAAGTTCTGTGTCAGTACCATCAGAATTTGATTCTGATggaaaagcaataaaaatatcatttcagGAATAA
- the LOC105833183 gene encoding uncharacterized protein LOC105833183, with protein sequence MTETDNVKVISRPKPKVRFHQFSTGDDTQNVEREVFEQAVKEQAVLRANGPRIREIVSLKKPVRIVDLRKQSTNAEKAIFMSNCNTDVSSRCDDIQNVSLSEKNMPRVEDMTTLCDVNAIWNTKKSCNKILQLDKSLRDDAVKVCAKSLGQKGKENKGIPLKRVISNKNVSETRTENFQQDMQSLTKEKFKLFTNTKNNCMQKVNVQNFKRPKMTKLQSAPSIVKKAKNCTNRGKIFNTKPSTSCFMSRYKTVDQESFTKSKILREQVMMQVKDMSLNQMFLYKI encoded by the exons ATGACGGAGACGGataatgttaaagtaattTCAAGACCAAAACCGAAGGTTAGATTCCATCAATTTTCGACGGGGGACGATACGCAAAATGTGGAGAGAGAGGTTTTCGAACAAGCAGTTAAAGAACAGGCAGTTCTGCGAGCAAATGGTCCAAGAATCAGAGAAATAGTATCTCTGAAGAAACCTGTTAGAATTGTAGATCTTAGAAAACAGTCGACAAATGCCGAAAAAGCTATATTTATGAGCAATTGTAATACAGATGTCTCGTCACGTTGTGACGATATTCAAAACGTGTCTCTGTCCGAGAAAAATATGCCAAGAGTAGAGGATATGACTACTCTGTGTGATGTAAATGCCATCTGGAATACAAAGAAaagttgcaataaaatattgcaacttGATAAGAGTTTGCGAGATGACGCTGTAAAAGTCTGTGCAAAGAGTTTAGGACAGAAggggaaagaaaataaaggtaTACCGTTGAAAAGGgttatatctaataaaaatgtaagcgAGACTAGAACTGAAAATTTCCAACAAGACATGCAATCGCTTACTAAAgagaaatttaaactttttacaaacaCAAAGAATAACTGTATGCAAAAagtaaatgttcaaaactttaAGAGACCAAAAATGACAAAGTTACAATCTGCACCAAGTATTgtgaaaaaagcaaaaaattgtacgAACAGagggaaaatttttaatacaaagcCTTCAACCTCCTGCTTCATGTCACGTTACAAGACTgtg GACCAGGAGTCTTTCACAAAGAGCAAAATACTGCGAGAACAGGTGATGATGCAAGTAAAAGACATGTCATTAAACCAGATGTTCCTGTACAAGATTTGA